The nucleotide sequence ttctggATGACCAGCACTAACattaatattgaatattgataGTGGTTAATATTATGATCAATGaacagaaaatgtatttgaaatataaatcatttataacattgtaacattattCATATCTTTCTTttcacttttgatctatttaacGCAAAACTGCTAAATacgtattttctttctttctttcttttttttatctcttttctTACGAATCCATACAATTTATttgcatggtttaaaaaaaaagatattaagacacaaaaaaaaatggttttcaacaatgataataaataagaaacattttaaattagcaaACGACCATATTTGATACAACATACGGTAGGCTATAACAATATAAGACTACTGAAAACACTGAGAAAATATTTTGCATCGTTTTAGCActcaataaaatatttcataccATAAACCAGCACTTACGTTAATCgcattttgtattaaaaaagaaTAGGGGTCTGTGACAACACGAGTTAACACTGCCAAAATTCATTTTGGGATGAATGAGGGTACAAGAATAACACAGCTGTCCTGCGCATGCGCGCTGCTCAGTTGCTATGGGTTACGTGACGAAACAATGTCGCGTCCAGCTGTGTTTGTTACAGCGTCGTTGGATACAGGGTTGTGTTCGGAAATATGGTTTATGATTCAAAACTGTAGATACTTTAATCTACATAATCACTCAGGACGGTAGAGTTTGCCAGCTCATATTGTCTATAGCCTACCGCATGTTATGCATGCGCTGAATGATAGTAAACTCATCTCTATGTAACGTTAGTTCAGAGTTTTCTGTCGGTATTTTTGACGTGTAACGTTACTGCAGCTTCAAGAGCGCAGACATGACAGCAGGTTCAGTGGCAGCACCTCAGATCATCCCCATCCGCCTTCCGCCTCCAGGAAGAGCCAAGCACGAGATTGAGTCCCGCACTCCTGTGGAGATCAAGTCCGGTGAGTCCGTGCGATGTTACCGGACACAGACAGACGTGTTCGTCTCGTGTTGATCTGCGTGTGTTTAATCTCGCACATGTCCCAGACTCCTCTGATGCGACTGTCCTGTACACGCTGGACGGCAGTAAGCCGGAGGTGATGAAGAGGCCGGGTTTCGGTGACAGCACTCTGAAGTACACCGAGCCTATCCGTTTACCCGCGGGGAAAGTGTCCGTGAGAGCCATGGCTGTCAGCACGTatgcatactctctctctctctctctctctctctctcacacacacacacacacacacacacacacactgtaagttTCATTAAAACTTTCCTggatttatttatagttttattcttGTCCCAAACCCTaataataaatggaaaataaCATTTCAATGCTTTCATATCTGCTTATCTGAATTTTCTGTTCTGTTGCCATAAGAAACTTTGCATTCTCGCATATTTGAGTTCTCTAGCaaaattatttgttgttgttttattttgtaggggaatttaaaaaaacacagtacAGTGTTTATGTACAGacagtacataaaataatattaacaatatgaaataaatcacaaattgtaaataacataataataaaacttgttacATAACTATAAACGTATTtacaaattatgattatttaaattaaaaaagattttacCAGTTTGTATATTGTGAAAAATTGGTATAcactatacatttttatacaaatttaaacagtttatttaaaaaaaaactgtcccatAGTTTTTATACATATAACCCTACATTTTTATCCCTAATAAAGTTTTGTCAGTGAAGAGCTTGAGATGAAATATGAAAAAGAATATTGATTTTATAGTGCATCATATACAGTCAAgttataatttcatttaattttgtcaatttttatttttcaaacatttgAATATGAAATTAACCTAAGcaattttttgaaaaattatataaaaaaaattttttatgtaatttctaccACCGTCATTTCCATAATGCTACTGAACCCAATACATCATTTAAAATATCACAGAATAATGCATTTAAATCCATTGTTAGCAGACAAATTATACAAACTTTTGAGTGAAACGAGAATTTATTTTCTCCATCAAATGTGCCTGTAGTTGAAAGAAACCCCAGACGACAAATTGTaccacaaactgactcaaataaagAGTAACGTTTGTAATGTAACACAGTGATGGCCGTCAGAGTGCAGTCGTCACCAAGGTTTTCATCGTGGCGCCGTCTCCATCTCAGGATCTGACTACAGGCCAAGAGAATGACACTTTGATTAACAGCCAGCCAATCAACGGCAAGGATGTCAGTTTTAAACCCATTCTgcttttaacattatattattgcttgcatttaaaaatatgtattataaatctTACTTTCACGTTGAACAGGAGGTGAGCAAAAATGGAGCTGGCATTTCCTCTAGTGAAAGTTTAGGTAAATCATTTGGTTCTAGATAGTGCATTTGTCTCACACGCAGACACAATACCTTGACTATCTTTTGCGCTCTTTTACATCAGATGTTCCCAGCAGTGGATCTCGCAGAGCTTTGAAAGGCCCTCGATTCCTGTCCCAACGCCTCGGCTCCAGTTCATCTGCTTGGCTGACGGCGCAAAAAAACACGCAAGTAACGGTTTACAACATATATAAAGAGCCTTTCAAAAACAACCCTCACCATGATGGTGATCACTGTTCTCTCAAGCTATAAACAAAATACACCCTCCATTTTTTTGTCTCAATTCCACCAGAACCAGAGCACAGATGCGGAAAACCTCTTGAAAACTTTGACGAGCACTCAGATATCACGGAtccagagagagacagatttccTTAGGTGGGGTATATATGCTTCTAGTCAATATATgtattgtttaaatatgtttatgttaataCCAATCTTTCTGAAGATGTCCAAAGTGCCTGAGTCATCGCCCTTCGGATCCTTTCGCCCGATTCTGTCTGCACTGCGGCGCACCAGTGCCTCCAATACCCGGTCAAAGGCTGCCCCCTACTGAAGGAGGACAGGTACTACATATTATTCAGTGAAAATCAGATAACCAGATCATTTTACAATAATATGAGTATGTGCTGTGATTTTTCACAGATGGGTCTATGTGTGCATTGTAAAGCCATGGTGCCTCTCAATACGGCCACATGTGTGGTGTGTGAGTCTCCTCTGACTCAACAACTGCAGCCGCAGGCTAGTCGGAGACTACAGGTAAATTCTCACCTGTAGTAGAGCAATCCTATGAGTCTATTACATGTACTTATTAGTTGTTATTCTAGGATAAGCTCATTTGTCACTCTTGTGGGACGGGAAACCCTGCTCATATCACACACTGTGTCACTTGTGAATCCCAGCTGCTTCAGCAAAACACAGTAAGAGCCCCGGCTTCAAGAAACCAGCATCGTCTGCCTTAgctaatcataattattatttaataattattaggaTGGTGACAGGACACTATTATAATGGTGTTTTTCATTCCACAGCCGTATTTGAGCGGACAGAGAGCTGCACCTGTACCCAGCTCACAGGGCAAAATGATTTTCTGCTCCAAGTGTAATAGAGTCAACCACTCGGATGCTCGATTCTGCGACTGGTGTGGGGCAAAGGTGACAAAACAGAAcggttttgtaaatatttttaagttaGGCATATGAAGCATATCTATGGCAGGATAAAGTCATTTCAGAACGATCATATTTATGAGTTAAACACTCCACAAAATTTTATTTGAGCCCTGAGTTTCTGAGTTGAGGGACATGTCCATGAGAAAATATGTTGCACACAATTAATATGGCATTTCTATTATTTCCAGTACATttgttgaaattaataaaaactagctAAGTTGGATGGACGAAATATGATACTTCTGTGCAGTTATGATAGAATATGCAACAATTCAGTTTACAGCAAcagcatcagaaaaaaaaaaaaaatttggtgcatatttattattcatCATTTTGTAGAATTGAAAGAGTAGTAGAGTTAAATTTTTTGTAGAAAAGGTACCACCAAAGTGGTTAGACAACTGATGTTGTACAGTAGTTACAACTTCCCAActctaaataaaaaactttttgtatttttgtattagcTCGCAAAATACGAAACTTTCAGAAAGGCGAATTTCAGTCGTGGCtgaaatttgtttttttaatccaaCCATTTATCTTGTTGTGAACAGTCCTTAAATTTGCGACAACATTAACCACTGTTCATCAAACTTTCACAGCTAAAATCCAGGGATTTTTTTAGGAATCCATTTAATTAGGAATCTTTTGGAGGGCAAAGGATTTCACAACAGGTTAAGGTTGGTCACAGATTCAATGCGTTgatcaacagaaagctgctttgtttgaaattttgccaaaatttcgCAAACATGTTAAGACTACGTAATAAACATAAACAGTGatattctttcatttttaatgagaCACCAACTACAGCCTTGTATGTACCACCTCAACTTCTTGTTTCAATAGGAAATATAGGAAAGAAAACTTAATCGTCAAACAGTTTAATGTCCTCATACTGTTCTGTCACTGAAAGTTTTTATGGAACTGTTTATTTGGTGTAAATTATAATATGAAGAAACAGTCAGAATATCATTGCATATCATTGGCAATGTTTGTGTAAACTGGACTGCCTTGTAATGTTGTGTTTATACTCACAGCCCGGCCACAAAGCCAGCTCTGTGACTTGTTCTCAGTGTGGAGCTAGCAGCCATCCTTATGCTAATTACTGCGGTGGCTGTGGTGTCTTCCTGGACGGCCCACCCAGGACGCCCTCACATGTAAACCAGGGACAGGACACACAGGAAGCTGATCAGGTACAGTACACAGCCTGTTTAGCGCTTATTAAAAGCGTACAGTATTATAtcatcctcctcttcactctTTCTCATATAGTCTTCAGCCTCCTGGCAGGCAGTCCATGCACCTGAATCAACAACTGAGCTTCCAGCGGCTGGTTTGCGCATGTGCGCAGATGCACAGACGCAGACGGTGGGTCTGTTTTTCCCATCCAGCACTGAGCTAAAAAAACTGAGCAAGCAGAGAGAGGCGGAGCTTTGCAGACAGGAGCAGATGAGTGACAGGAAGCCCCTCCTCACTGCCATTAGTCCCGGCCGAGGTACACTATTATATAATATAccttttccaaataaataaacatgacttCTACAGATATTTATGTGGTGTGTGTGTACGTTTATCATGTAGGATACTGGAGGAAGCAACTGGATCACATTTGCGCTCATCTGCGCAGTTACACTCAGAATAATACTGAGTTTAGAGCTCTGATTGGAGAACCTCGTCTGGGCAGAGTAAGAGCAGAACTATACTagacgtttatatatatatatatatatatatatatatatatatatatatatatatatatatatatatatatattagggctgtcagtttaaaGCGCCAACTTAATtagatttgaaaaataatgcaattaaagTATTTTAACGCACTGGCCCCGACCCCCAGACCTGTACATCATCTTATGTGTAATACAGTTAACTGttgacaaatatgatgcagggcaACAACTACATCAATGCAGTTATACCCTAAAATCCAAGATATTGGAGCCAAAAATTCCcctgtatgagtttttgtctcatatttatagTACAATATCAAATGAGCAGGGAGAGCAGTATTGCACGAGTGCTGATTTTTGTCCCGGATATAACGAGTGcaaattttatacaacagttcagtaaataagaagTTGATATTTGGTTTATAATTGTTGTGCGTCTCCGAGAAACACAGGTGTTTAGTGAGCCGTTTACCGAATCCCTGAATGAATCGAAcgtttgaacgaatcaaatgaatgaatgacatttactgccacctgctggcagatttCGTTTcctatttagagtatcatttcataaataataataataataataattaatattaaaggcatagtttaccccccaattttttatttaaatctgtcATCACTTGTATTTTGAATACTGTTGTAACAAAGGTGTTTTGGTCACTTGTGACTTTCATCATATTATCAAAAATTACTGAGATGTTTTTATGTTAGGCCGTTGTACCCTAAATGTTTTCgttgaatcaaatcaaatatttctttctaaagctaCAATTTGTAATGTCCACTTGATGCATTCTCATTTAACGCAAAAtagctttaaataatctttttgtgggtttttcacagtcaaattaaaaaaatttaattgactgacagccctaatacatacatacatatacatatatgtatatatataatacatttgtttactcaTTACTAttcatttatgttatttttattacagatttgtatttttaatcctttattattattattatgttgctgttgttgttattatgaaGATTTTGTGTTTGTCATTCTTCCTTCTAGATGATATCAGCTGTTATTGAGGAGGACAGCTATGAAGTCAGTCTGCGCATTAACTTCCTCTCTGCCTCACCGGAGGGATCCAGGGTCAGAAACACTCCTGAGAGCTTTTATGTCGAGTCTAAAGAGAGCCTCTTGGGTACTGCATGTTTTTCGGTCTGGGACATCATGTTCGTGTTGTCTCTTTGCAGTCGTCTTCTGTCGGTCAGCAGAGCAGATCTGTGGCATCAGAGAGTCAGAACCTCAGTGCTGTGACAGAAGGCAGGAAGTCAGCCAGTCCGGGTACTGACACAACTTTGTTTtgcttatatataaaataacttaaaaaaaagttattttattaaaataactcaaataaataaatagtttattaataataatttacaatagtaataaaatatgAGGCATCAACATATTTATTAATGATACATAATGGACCATTCAGTTATTTCTCTTTACTTGCACAGACAGTAACATTAATACAGCAGGATCGTCATCCAACAGAAAGAATCAGAAAAAGATCTGGAGCTCAGACGCCAAGCAGCCGGtcagaatcacacacacatacactgactTAAACCTTTTTATTTGATAGTCAAAGAAACAGTACAGTAGGAATGTTAATGTCTTTCTCAGGAGTCTAAAGACAGTCTGCTTCTTAAGGAGGTGGGGCCTGAGGGGCGGGGCCAGATCTCAGCCGTGCAGCAGCTGTTGGATGAGGTGAAGCTAAAGAACCAATCACAGCTCCAAAAACCCCACAGCAATTTAAAGGGGACGCTTTATGTTTTTTCAGTCTGTATATTTTTTTAGTGCATGTAAGCAATCTGCAAGTCCAAAATGAGATAATCTATGAATGTCATGCTTGTCATATTCACCAGTTATTGTAAAGGGCATTACATTTCCAACATAAGCTATAAGTGGTAGACTGGgccaactgaccaatcagagcagactggaCTTTTCAGAAAGCGGGTTTTAAAGGATTAAATGGAGCATTCAGATAAAGAGTGAAAACATCAAATCATCAACTTTCATGTAGACCACTGAACAAaactatgaatatataaataagcaAAATAGGGGCCCTTTAAGGTGGATTTTTAGTATTCTTTTCCAAAGTGTTGTCGTTGAAATGTAGTAATTTCTGTTGGAATCCACATAATTTTGCAAAAGATTTCGCATACagatatcacaaaaaaaattaaaaaaataaagttgatgAAGCAGATCTTTTCCATGTTgaaacagaatgctttgtaaattGCTAGacctttttaaagggatagttcacccaataatgaaaactttatcattaattactcacctttttatcgttccaaacccttaagataGTTTTTATGAAATACGtcagctttctgaccctgcatagacagcaatgcaactaccaagttcaaggcccagaaatttaataaagacatcattaaaatagaccatgtgacatcagtggtgcaaccttaattttatgatcTTGAACTTGTTAGTTAATTTGCAGGGTGCAAGGTGCAAAaactctcagatttcataaaaaaatatcttaatttgtgctctgaagaagAATGAAGATCTTACAAGTTTGGAATGctaggatgagtaattaatgacagaattttcatttttggttgaactgtccgTTTAAATTTTGCCAACATTTCTCTAATGCGAGCACTCTTTTAGATGTACTTGGAATCTTTTGTGTAGCTGCATATATTTATAGAAGGTGTGTTTAAAATGATGGCATATCTGCAGGGTGCTGACCCAGCATGTTTGGGAATTGATGGGCGT is from Carassius gibelio isolate Cgi1373 ecotype wild population from Czech Republic chromosome B22, carGib1.2-hapl.c, whole genome shotgun sequence and encodes:
- the dzank1 gene encoding double zinc ribbon and ankyrin repeat-containing protein 1, with translation MTAGSVAAPQIIPIRLPPPGRAKHEIESRTPVEIKSDSSDATVLYTLDGSKPEVMKRPGFGDSTLKYTEPIRLPAGKVSVRAMAVSTDGRQSAVVTKVFIVAPSPSQDLTTGQENDTLINSQPINGKDEVSKNGAGISSSESLDVPSSGSRRALKGPRFLSQRLGSSSSAWLTAQKNTQNQSTDAENLLKTLTSTQISRIQRETDFLRCPKCLSHRPSDPFARFCLHCGAPVPPIPGQRLPPTEGGQMGLCVHCKAMVPLNTATCVVCESPLTQQLQPQASRRLQDKLICHSCGTGNPAHITHCVTCESQLLQQNTPYLSGQRAAPVPSSQGKMIFCSKCNRVNHSDARFCDWCGAKPGHKASSVTCSQCGASSHPYANYCGGCGVFLDGPPRTPSHVNQGQDTQEADQSSASWQAVHAPESTTELPAAGLRMCADAQTQTVGLFFPSSTELKKLSKQREAELCRQEQMSDRKPLLTAISPGRGYWRKQLDHICAHLRSYTQNNTEFRALIGEPRLGRMISAVIEEDSYEVSLRINFLSASPEGSRSSSVGQQSRSVASESQNLSAVTEGRKSASPDSNINTAGSSSNRKNQKKIWSSDAKQPESKDSLLLKEVGPEGRGQISAVQQLLDEGADPACLGIDGRPALVAAVLNGHHDVIPVLVQREADVNHASGPLNNTALHEAAALGNEGLRSVEILLGCNASIRKQNNRGQTAYDIAVAAGSRSVVTLMAAHMGQDLLQRHTKARSPSGLDTFS